The Mucilaginibacter rubeus genomic interval AAATCACCGTTAATAGCATCAAAATACAGCACTGATATATAATACTTTTATTTCATTTTACTTATCAAACAAAAGTTCTTAAAACGATTTAAAAAGTATTTCAATCAAATAAAACGATTATGGCAAACAAACTCCGGCCGGGTTTTGTAGAAGTAACCGTATATTAATACAAGTACCTATTGAATGGACAATACGCAAAGCATACCAAAGCACACAAACAAAAGATTAGCGAAGCTTAAACAAAGCCTGAGCGACTTTTTTTTGACGCTTTATAATATTAATAAATTTATTCTTCGCTTTTTTAGAGAGGCCTTTGTACCGCCTTTTGAACTTAAAGAAGTGGTACGCCAATGCTACGAGGTCGGTGTACGTTCATTTACACTGATATCTGTTACAGGCTTTATTGTTGGTGTGATTTTCACCAAGCAATCAAGGCCATCGCTATCGCAATTTGGAGCCGAATCATGGCTACCTTCGCTGGTATCTATTGCCATTATGCGCGCGCTTGCCCCATTGGTTACCGCGCTTATAGCCTCCGGAAAAGTAGGTTCAAGCATTGGCGCCGAGTTGGGTTCTATGAGGGTGACCGAGCAGATAGACGCCATGGAGGTATCGGGCACCAAACCTTTTAAATACCTTGTATGTACGCGCGTTTTGGCTACCACGCTTACCATTCCAATTTTATCAACATATACCGGCTTTGTAGCGTTGTTTGGCGGCTACTTAAACGTTACTCAAAACGAGGGCACCACCTGGACTACCTTTATACAGGAAGTTTTTGAACCATTAACTTTTACTGATTTTGTAGCATCGCTCATCAAATCAATTGTATTTGGCTTTACCATTGGTATTGTTGGATGCTACCAGGGTTACAACTCCAATAAGGGCACCGAGGGTGTGGGCAAAGCTGCAAATGGCGCGGTAATTACCGCCATGTTCCTGGTATTTATTGAAGAAGTTATTATTGTACAGATAACCGGCTGGTTCCGCTAATTAACTGAAATATGAAGAAAGTAGCAGTACAGGCAGATCAAAATAACCCGGTTATCAGCATAAGGGGCTTAAAAAAAGCTTTCCAGGATTATGCCGTACTTCGCGGTATAGATCTTGACCTTTACCAGGGTGAGAACCTTGTTGTACTTGGTCGCTCAGGTACCGGAAAATCGGTATTGATCAAGATCATATCGGGCCTGCTGAAGCCCGACGAAGGCATGGTAAAGGTATTTGGACAGGATATTGCCCATGTTACCGAGGATGATCTACAGAAACTCCGCATCAGGATAGGCTTTTCATTCCAGAATAGCGCCTTGTACGATAGTATGACCGTACGTAAAAACCTGGAGTTTCCGCTGGTACGTAATAAACGTAACCTCACCCGCGGAGAGATTAACACCGCGGTTGAAACTGTACTTGACGCGGTAGGCCTTTCGCAAACTATTAACCAGATGCCGTCTGAACTATCCGGCGGTCAGCGTAAGCGTATCGGTATTGCCCGTACACTGATATTGAATCCGGAGATCATGCTGTATGACGAGCCAACGGCCGGTCTTGACCCTATTACCTGTATCGAGATCAATGACCTCATTAACGAGGTACAACAGCGTTACAATACATCATCTATCATCATAACACACGACCTTACCTGCGCCAAACAAACCGGCGACAGGATTGCTATGCTCTTAGACGGGCAGTTTCAGCGTACCGGCACTTTCGAAGAAGTATTTAATACCACCGACAGCCGGGTGAAACCTTTTTACGACTACAACTTTATTGAATAACAACACTTAGATAAGATATATACCATTAATATGGATCCAGCAGAAAACAGAAAATCAATTATAGTAGGCATATTCCTGGCACTCGGCCTTATATTGTTCATATTGGGCGTATTTACCCTGGGTGGTCAGCAAAAAGCCTTTGTTAAAAATATAAAGCTAAGCGCCATATTTACCGATGTTGCCGGTTTAAAAAAAGGTAACGCTATCTGGTTTTCGGGCGTTAAAGTGGGCACCATCAGTGCTATCAAATTCATTGGCCCATCAAAGGTTGAGGTTAATATGAATGTTGACGAGGCAACCCAACAATACATCCGCCGTAACGCTATGGCCAAAATTGGATCGGACGGTTTAATAGGTAATAAACTCATCGTAATAGAAGGCGGCACTGCACAAGCCCCGGTAATTGAAGATGGCGATGTACTGCAATCAGAAAAAATGCTTTCGACCGATGATATGCTTAAAACCCTGCAGGATAACAACCAAAACCTGTTGGCCATCACCAACGATTTTAAATCATTAAGCCGCAATATACTACAAGGCAAAGGTACTGTAGGCGCATTATTAGCTGATAGTACTATGGCTATACAATTACGAGGTGCTATGCGTAACCTACAGGCCACCACCCAAAGCGCAGCTTTGATGGCAGTACAACTTGATCAGTTTAGCCGTAAAATGAATACAAAGGGTGGCCTTGCCGATAAAATGCTTACAGATACGGCTACTTTCGGCCAGATCAAACAAGCGGTAACACAGCTACAGCAAACTGCGGCAAATGCATCAACACTTACCAACAACCTTACCAAGGCAAGCAACAAGCTTAACAGTACTGATAATGCCCTTGGCGTTTTGCTAAATGATCCGAAAGCGGCAGTACAAACACAATCGGCCATTAATAACCTGCAAGCGGCATCTATCAAATTAAACGATGATCTTGAGGCAGCTCAACATAACTTTTTGCTGCGTGGCTTTTTCAAAAAACGTGATAAAGCAAAAGCTGATAGTTTGAAAGGGAAGCAATAAAGAGCCTGCTATTTTTTGAGTAGATCTTGCTTTCCTTACTGTTTTACAAAAAATGTCATTTCGACTGAGCAGAAGTGGGTAAAAGCATTGGGAGCGAAAGAGAAATCTTATACGCCCTAACGAACGAGTATTGTTGAGTTTACCGAATGTGTTAGATTTCTCACTCGTACCTCGTTCGAAATGACAAACTGTTTTTACTTGAATAGAGCGATACTTTCAGATCTCGCATTTGAAGTCTAAAAAACAAAATGCGTTCCGTATCTCACCCCGGAACGCAGTCTCGACAACATCTCACTGATATCGATCAACTAAATCAGGTAAATCTCACCCTGTATCTTACTATACACGCATATCGTGCCATTGTTTTAAATAATTAAAAATCAACTTATTAAACAAATCACAACTTCTTAAAATGTCCGATTACGCACATACATTGTCCAATATCGGATCATATAATTTTATTTACTCCGGGTATCTTCACCAGCACCGCCGATAATAGAAAACTACCGGCAACAGCCAGCGGACCAACAATCAACAATTTATAGCCCGGATCCATTGGCCAGCCTATAGCAATAACTGATAATGAGATGAGTACCAAAGGATGAAAAATATATACTCCAAATGCAGCCCGTGACATGCTTTTGCCCGTTGCTGATTGCCTCGCCCACCTGTGCTTTGCAATAATCAATAACGCATCCATAATAAACACACCTGTAAACTGTTCCCAGCAGGCATACATTAACGACTGCCAGTGCCCTTCTCCGCTCAAAGTAGCTATTGAACTATGGGTGATTTCCTTCACAAAATAAAGCGCAGGAAACATGATCAAAATCATGAAAGCTGCCAGCCAGGCAAATACCCGGCCTGTTTTTAGATTAAAGCTGCTGAGCCAGTTGCTTCGGGATGCCACTATCCCCATACAAAACATGGCCACATATTGTGGAAAATGCCCTAACTGGAAGCCTACAGGCTTGAGCACCCACCCTATCGGGAACACTATGCGTACAATATAGGAGGCTACCCCTAATCCACCGGCAAATAATATAATAGCAAAAGCTGATGGTGCTTTTTGAAGCTGTCTTTGAGGTTTTGTAATTGGATCAATCAGTACAAAAACCAAACTGAATAACAGTAATGCAGCCACAAACCAAAGCACTCCAAAATCTATCCAGCCGTCAAAACCACTCAGGTATTGGAAATAAGTGATTTGGTGACCATCCGCGAAGCGATAAACAATATAGCTCAACACCGGCGACAGGATAAACGAATAAAATAACAGCGGAATTCCTAAACGTTTTAACCTATCGGCAGTAAAACGCGCAGCACCTTTCTTTTCTAATGACGACGCTGTAAAATAGGCCGAAATAAAAAAGAAGAACCCCATGAAAAACGACTGATTAACAGCAACAAACAACGTCATGGGAATAAGTGCTGCGGTATGCGTGGTTTTATCTGCAAAGTACCAGCCTCCGGGCGCGCCATAAGTGATAAAAGCATGATGCAATACCACCAGGATAGTTAGCGCGATTTTTAAATTATCTATGTAAAGCAACTTTGGTATCGCCGAATATTTAATATTATTTTCAGCAGGTTGGATATTGTTTAACTGCATAGGCTTATTTTTCGATTAATAAGACAGTATAAACTTTTACATGTTACACCCAAATCAACGTTGTAGTAAATTATTACATAACCAGTTACAACATACAGGAGTGTAAAATACGATATCCTACTTCACAGATTTTGCACAATTTTATTTTAAATTTGTAACATAATTTTTATATATTTCGTTGAATACTAAAAATATATCACTTTAATTGACCCCTGATTTGAACTCGCAGCTATCAATATCTGCATCCATGGCCCAGAGCAAGTCGGTGGCCGTCCGAAACTTATATAACAGTTACGCTGCGAAGCTTTTGGGATATATTCATGAGGTAGTACAAGATAAACAGGTAGCAGAGCAATACTTGCAAGCCGTTTTTAATGATGTTCCAAACGAAATTGAGGAGCTTTCAAAAACCGGTGTAAATGCGCTTTGTCGCTTGCAGGTTATGGCGCGACAGAAACTGGCTGATTTTTTTGAAACCTTTGATAATGAAACAGACAGGCGGGCCTGGCAAAATATGTCATGGGTGAACAATAAACATATCGCATTGATGACACCACTGCAACAGCAGGTTTTTCTTGGTGTTTATTATCAATGCAAAACAACATCACATATTGCCAAAGAGCTCAATAATTCGGAAGAGCAAATAAGAAAAACGTTAAAAGAGTGTTTTACCATTATCAGAAACGAGCGAAACAATGAAAGAGTACATTGATAGTGGCATACTGGAGGTTTTTGTAATGGGCGCAGCTACCGACGAGGAAGTGAGGGAGCTGATGTACATGAAAGCGAAATACCCTGAAGTAGATGAAGCCCTGAAGCAATTGGAAACAGATATGGAGAGAATTGCCGGCAATATGGCCATTGCTCCTCCTCCGGGAATTTGGGATAAGATTGAAAACGAAATTGATGATCTTATTCGCCGGGATACCTACACAGCACAGCCTGTAAAATTCCGGACAGATCATGGACATAATGGCTATGAAAGAACAGTTCCGCCAGATCAGTTCATCTCCATTGAATCTGAATCAAACCACATGCGCCTGCATAAATCATGGCGCTGGGTATTTGCCGCAGTATTTGTATTAGGAAAGATCTTCTTAGGCTTCGCGATATATTTTTACCTCGAAAACCGCCAAACTCAACAACAATTGCAGGAATTAAAAACGGAGATCAGGGAGTTGAAAAAGAAATAGAGACCAGAGATTAGATTTCCGTCACTTTGCTTAAATATTGAAGGCATCCATAAGGGTGCCTTTTTTTATTACCTATTAACGCTAACTTTAACTTATGGAAAACGATTATATAACCAGCGTAAAAAAGCAATTCGCCTATTACAAATCACTGGGCGAAAAAACGTTTGAACAACTTACCGACGAGCAATTGAGCTGGCAGTACAACCCTGAGTCGAACAGTATTGCCATGATCGTGAACCACCTGTCGGGCAACATGATTTCCCGTTGGACGGATATTTTCACCACCGACGGAGAAAAACCAACCCGTAACCGCGATGCCGAATTTGCAACCGGTACTCCTACCCGGGAGGTTATTTTAGATGCCTGGAACCAGGGCTGGAAATGCCTGTTTGATACACTCGACGCGCTAACTATTAATGATCTCGAGAGGATTATCTATATCCGTAACCAGGGGCATACCGTTATGGAAGCCATTAACCGCCAGTTAGCGCACTACCCCTACCACGTTGGGCAGATCGTTTTTTTAGGGAAAATGCTCTGCAACGAAAACTGGCATTCGTTATCAATACCCAGAGGCCAATCTGAAAATTATAACGCCGATAAATTTGCCCAGGAAAAACGGAAGGTGCATTTTACGGATGAGAAGTAACAGCTAAAAATTGTCATTTCGAAACGAGGAACGAGTGAGAAATCTTATACGATAAGCCATTCCAACAAGCATGGCTGCCTACCAAGGCGTATAAGATTTCTCCTCGCCTTTCTTTTTACCCCACGCTTCGCTCGTCGGAAATGACAACGCCTGTTACCATAAAACACAAAAGGCATCCCCTCGCGGAATGCCTTTGCTCAATTGATCGGTTTAGGTTAAAAGCCTCGTCAATTTATCAGCACGGTTAGCTCGTGAAACCAGATGCTATCGCAGCCGCTAATCCCCGAATCTCCAACCCCTGATGTCTTTAAATAAGGTTTAGGTATAAAGAACGCGTTATCTTGATTTGGAGATGGCTACTACGCGCCAATCTCCAACTTCTGATTTCTCTTCAACAAAAGGTTTAGGATTTGAAATTATATGTACTCTCCCTTAAAAATCTCCAATCACAAACCTTAGCCATGATGCA includes:
- a CDS encoding MlaE family ABC transporter permease, encoding MDNTQSIPKHTNKRLAKLKQSLSDFFLTLYNINKFILRFFREAFVPPFELKEVVRQCYEVGVRSFTLISVTGFIVGVIFTKQSRPSLSQFGAESWLPSLVSIAIMRALAPLVTALIASGKVGSSIGAELGSMRVTEQIDAMEVSGTKPFKYLVCTRVLATTLTIPILSTYTGFVALFGGYLNVTQNEGTTWTTFIQEVFEPLTFTDFVASLIKSIVFGFTIGIVGCYQGYNSNKGTEGVGKAANGAVITAMFLVFIEEVIIVQITGWFR
- a CDS encoding ABC transporter ATP-binding protein → MKKVAVQADQNNPVISIRGLKKAFQDYAVLRGIDLDLYQGENLVVLGRSGTGKSVLIKIISGLLKPDEGMVKVFGQDIAHVTEDDLQKLRIRIGFSFQNSALYDSMTVRKNLEFPLVRNKRNLTRGEINTAVETVLDAVGLSQTINQMPSELSGGQRKRIGIARTLILNPEIMLYDEPTAGLDPITCIEINDLINEVQQRYNTSSIIITHDLTCAKQTGDRIAMLLDGQFQRTGTFEEVFNTTDSRVKPFYDYNFIE
- a CDS encoding MlaD family protein, which translates into the protein MDPAENRKSIIVGIFLALGLILFILGVFTLGGQQKAFVKNIKLSAIFTDVAGLKKGNAIWFSGVKVGTISAIKFIGPSKVEVNMNVDEATQQYIRRNAMAKIGSDGLIGNKLIVIEGGTAQAPVIEDGDVLQSEKMLSTDDMLKTLQDNNQNLLAITNDFKSLSRNILQGKGTVGALLADSTMAIQLRGAMRNLQATTQSAALMAVQLDQFSRKMNTKGGLADKMLTDTATFGQIKQAVTQLQQTAANASTLTNNLTKASNKLNSTDNALGVLLNDPKAAVQTQSAINNLQAASIKLNDDLEAAQHNFLLRGFFKKRDKAKADSLKGKQ
- a CDS encoding acyltransferase family protein encodes the protein MQLNNIQPAENNIKYSAIPKLLYIDNLKIALTILVVLHHAFITYGAPGGWYFADKTTHTAALIPMTLFVAVNQSFFMGFFFFISAYFTASSLEKKGAARFTADRLKRLGIPLLFYSFILSPVLSYIVYRFADGHQITYFQYLSGFDGWIDFGVLWFVAALLLFSLVFVLIDPITKPQRQLQKAPSAFAIILFAGGLGVASYIVRIVFPIGWVLKPVGFQLGHFPQYVAMFCMGIVASRSNWLSSFNLKTGRVFAWLAAFMILIMFPALYFVKEITHSSIATLSGEGHWQSLMYACWEQFTGVFIMDALLIIAKHRWARQSATGKSMSRAAFGVYIFHPLVLISLSVIAIGWPMDPGYKLLIVGPLAVAGSFLLSAVLVKIPGVNKII
- a CDS encoding DUF1572 family protein; translation: MENDYITSVKKQFAYYKSLGEKTFEQLTDEQLSWQYNPESNSIAMIVNHLSGNMISRWTDIFTTDGEKPTRNRDAEFATGTPTREVILDAWNQGWKCLFDTLDALTINDLERIIYIRNQGHTVMEAINRQLAHYPYHVGQIVFLGKMLCNENWHSLSIPRGQSENYNADKFAQEKRKVHFTDEK